Proteins encoded in a region of the Clostridia bacterium genome:
- a CDS encoding alpha/beta hydrolase gives MRYQPTYRFDVIQDALYESEMLKAEQELEKYANYDTVTSFDDAKLFCVYYLAENPRASVVFVHGFKEFTKKYCELALYFLQMGYNVFLYDQRGHGLSHRETEDETVIHINRFEDYVEDLHCVIQTVVLPQSQKIPVYLYAHSMGGAVALLYLSAHNETVKKALLSAPMVYPVCMSLPRKVLRFLVKKNAGKDGWTAKSTENAFFDPNQKYIYSSDLSECRFKRILNYRIAEPKYQYSTASHRWNYEALGVIEKLFDKKNLRQIHAEIFMVSAGQDTVVENKPQQKLAKQLKCKFKCLEHAKHSLYTQKDTDLQAYLEKVFAFFDSDRKGSVTS, from the coding sequence ATGCGGTATCAACCCACATACCGGTTTGATGTGATACAGGATGCGCTTTACGAATCAGAAATGCTTAAAGCTGAGCAGGAACTTGAAAAATACGCAAATTATGATACCGTAACTTCTTTTGATGACGCAAAGCTTTTTTGTGTGTATTATCTTGCTGAAAATCCAAGGGCGAGTGTTGTATTTGTGCATGGCTTTAAAGAGTTTACAAAAAAATATTGCGAGCTTGCTTTATATTTCCTGCAGATGGGCTACAATGTGTTTCTGTATGACCAAAGAGGACATGGTCTGTCACACAGGGAAACGGAAGATGAAACGGTTATCCATATCAATCGTTTTGAGGATTATGTGGAGGATTTACACTGTGTTATACAGACGGTTGTGTTACCGCAAAGTCAGAAAATTCCCGTTTATCTGTATGCGCATTCCATGGGGGGAGCGGTGGCACTTTTATATCTTTCGGCACATAATGAAACTGTAAAAAAAGCACTTCTTTCCGCTCCGATGGTTTATCCGGTCTGTATGTCTCTTCCGCGGAAAGTGCTGCGTTTTCTGGTGAAAAAGAATGCCGGAAAGGATGGCTGGACCGCCAAATCAACTGAAAATGCTTTTTTTGATCCGAATCAGAAATATATTTACAGCAGTGATTTAAGTGAATGTCGGTTTAAACGTATTTTAAATTACCGTATTGCCGAGCCGAAATATCAGTATTCTACTGCTTCGCACCGTTGGAATTATGAAGCGTTGGGGGTTATTGAAAAGCTTTTTGATAAAAAGAACCTCCGCCAAATCCATGCTGAAATTTTTATGGTCAGTGCAGGGCAGGATACAGTTGTTGAGAATAAACCGCAGCAAAAGCTTGCAAAACAGCTCAAGTGCAAATTCAAATGTTTAGAGCACGCCAAGCATAGCTTGTACACACAAAAGGATACGGATTTGCAAGCTTATCTGGAAAAAGTTTTTGCTTTTTTTGATTCTGACAGAAAGGGGAGTGTTACGTCATGA
- a CDS encoding 4'-phosphopantetheinyl transferase superfamily protein, protein MKEIRYLFLSDISDTDLTKTFYAMSPMRRQKVLKALRDTDKKMTLAGEFLARQMIETHFGIPFDKMEISETEKGKPFVLDFPLYFSISHSGDMVAVAISDTEIGIDIQKCRPVSVNLVKRVCKANELSYVLGKMPEKEPLSDVQMERFFEIWTAKEAYFKCIGTGITRFQRVDTFSKELEKEKIKIGDYILHTVTIKR, encoded by the coding sequence ATGAAGGAGATCCGCTACCTCTTCTTATCGGATATTTCGGACACAGACTTAACCAAAACCTTTTACGCAATGAGTCCGATGCGGCGTCAAAAGGTGTTAAAAGCATTGCGTGATACAGATAAAAAAATGACGTTAGCGGGCGAATTTCTGGCTCGTCAAATGATAGAGACACATTTCGGCATTCCATTTGATAAAATGGAAATTTCAGAGACGGAAAAAGGAAAACCCTTTGTGCTTGATTTTCCGCTGTATTTCAGCATCAGCCATTCCGGTGATATGGTTGCTGTTGCAATTTCTGATACGGAAATCGGCATAGACATCCAAAAATGCCGTCCGGTTTCTGTAAATCTTGTGAAGCGTGTTTGTAAAGCCAATGAACTTTCGTATGTTTTGGGCAAAATGCCCGAAAAAGAACCGTTGTCAGACGTTCAGATGGAACGTTTTTTTGAAATCTGGACTGCCAAAGAAGCATATTTTAAATGTATTGGCACGGGAATCACCCGATTTCAAAGAGTAGACACTTTTTCAAAGGAACTTGAAAAGGAGAAAATCAAAATTGGTGACTATATTTTGCATACAGTTACAATAAAACGGTGA